In Canis lupus baileyi chromosome X, mCanLup2.hap1, whole genome shotgun sequence, one DNA window encodes the following:
- the TLR7 gene encoding toll-like receptor 7 isoform X1 codes for MRDTQREAGTQAEGEAGSLQGARCGTRSQDPGITPWAEGRRSTPEPPRSPQPLCSALFNQTSVFHGGRRLKMVFPMWTLKRQFFILLNIILISKLLGARWFPKTLPCDVSLDAPKAHVIVDCTDKHLTEIPGGIPSNATNLTLTINHIPGISPASFHQLDYLVEIDFRCNCIPVRLGPKDHLCTRRPQIKPRSFSSLTYLKSLYLDGNQLLEIPEGLPPSLELLSLEANSIFSIMKNNLTELTNIERLYLGQNCYFRNPCNVSFFIEKDAFLSLKNLKLLSLKDNNITYVPTTLPSTLTELYLYNNAIAKIQEDDFNNLNQLRILDLSGNCPRCYNVPFPCTPCENNSPLQIHESAFDALTELQVLRLHSNSLQRVPQRWFKNIKKLKELDLSQNFLAKEIGDAKFLYLLHDLVQLDLSFNYELQVYRAALNLSDAFSSLKNLKVLRIKGYVFKELSSHHLSPLQSLTNLEVLDLGTNFIKIADLSIFEQFKTLKVIDLSMNKISPSGDSGEVGFCSSTRTSVEGHAPQVLETLHYFRYDEYARSCRFKNKETPSFLPFNKDCYMYGQTLDLSRNNIFFIKSSDFQHLSFLKCLNLSGNTIGQTLNGSEFQPLVELKYLDFSNNRLDLLYSTAFEELRKLEVLDISSNSHYFQSEGITHMLNFTKNLKVLKKLMMNNNDIATSTSRTMESESLKILEFRGNHLDVLWRDGDNRYLKFFKNLLNLEELDISENSLSFLPSGVFDGMPPNLKTLSLVKNGLKSFHWERLQYLKNLETLDLSYNELKIVPERLYNCSRSLKKLILKYNQIRQLTKHFLQDAFQLRYLDLSSNKIQIIQKTSFPENVLNNLEMLLLHHNRFLCTCDAVWFVWWVNHTEVTIPYLATDVTCVGPGAHKGQSVVSLDLYTCELDLTNLVLFSFSLSLALFLMVITTANHLYFWDVWYSYHYCKAKIKGYRRLKSLDSCYDAFVVYDTKDPAVTEWVLDELVAKLEDPREKHFNLCLEERDWLPGQPVLENLSQSIQLSKKTVFVMTNKYAKTENFKIAFYLSHQRLMDEKVDVIILIFLEKPLQKSKFLQLRKRLCKSSVLEWPRNPQAHPYFWQCLKNALATDNHVTYSQVFKETV; via the coding sequence GTGTTTCCAATGTGGACATTGAAGAGACAGTTCTTTATCCTTTTGAACATAATCCTGATTTCCAAACTCCTTGGAGCCAGATGGTTTCCTAAAACTCTGCCCTGTGATGTCAGCCTGGATGCTCCGAAGGCCCATGTGATTGTGGACTGCACGGACAAGCACCTGACGGAAATCCCGGGAGGTATTCCCTCCAACGCCACCAACCTCACCCTCACCATTAACCACATACCCGGCATCTCTCCAGCCTCCTTCCACCAGCTGGACTATCTGGTAGAGATCGATTTCCGATGCAACTGTATACCTGTTCGACTGGGGCCGAAAGACCATCTGTGCACCAGGAGGCCACAGATTAAACCCAGAAGCTTTAGCAGCCTCACTTATTTGAAATCCCTTTATCTGGATGGAAACCAGCTTCTAGAAATACCCGAGGGTCTTCCTCCCAGCTTGGAGCTGCTGAGCCTCGAAGCCAACAGTATCTTCTCTATCATGAAAAATAACCTAACAGAACTGACCAACATAGAAAGGCTCTACTTGGGCCAAAACTGTTATTTTCGCAATCCTTgtaatgtttcatttttcatCGAAAAAGATGCTTTCCTAAGTCTGAAAAATCTAAAATTGCTCTCCCTCAAAGATAACAACATCACGTATGTCCCTACTACTTTGCCGTCTACTTTAACAGAACTCTACCTTTATAACAACGCCATTGCAAAAATCCAAGAAGATGATTTTAATAACCTCAATCAACTGCGCATACTCGACCTAAGTGGAAATTGCCCTCGTTGTTACAATGTCCCATTTCCTTGCACACCCTGTGAAAATAATTCGCCCCTACAGATCCATGAGTCAGCTTTCGATGCATTGACAGAATTACAGGTGTTACGTCTACACAGTAACTCTCTTCAGCGTGTGCCCCAGAGAtggtttaaaaacattaaaaagctcAAGGAGCTCGATCTGTCCCAAAACTTCTTGGCCAAAGAAATTGGGGATGCCaaatttttgtatcttcttcacGACCTTGTCCAACTGGATCTATCTTTCAATTATGAACTTCAGGTCTATCGTGCAGCTCTGAATCTGTCCGACGCGTTTTCTTCACTGAAAAACCTGAAAGTGTTGCGCATCAAAGGATACGTCTTTAAGGAGCTGAGCAGCCATCATCTCTCTCCGTTACAGAGCCTTACCAATCTCGAAGTTCTTGATCTCGGCACTAACTTCATAAAAATTGCGGACCTCAGCATATTTGAAcaatttaaaacactgaaagtCATAGACCTTTCGATGAATAAGATATCCCCTTCAGGAGATTCAGGTGAAGTTGGCTTCTGCTCTAGCACCAGAACCTCTGTCGAAGGTCATGCGCCTCAGGTCCTTGAGACATTACATTATTTCAGATATGACGAGTATGCAAGGAGTTGCAGGTTCAAAAACAAAGAGACtccttctttcttgccttttaacAAAGATTGTTACATGTATGGGCAGACCCTGGACCTAAGTAGAAACAACATCTTTTTTATCAAGTCCTCTGATTTTCAGcatctttctttcctcaaatGCCTAAATTTGTCAGGAAATACCATTGGCCAAACTCTCAATGGCAGTGAATTTCAGCCACTAGTGGAGCTGAAATACTTGGACTTCTCTAACAACCGGCTTGATTTACTCTACTCGACGGCATTTGAGGAGCTACGCAAACTGGAAGTTCTAGATATTAGCAGTAACAGCCATTACTTTCAATCAGAAGGAATCACTCACATGCTAAACTTCACCAAGAACCTAAAAGTTCTGAAGAAACTGATGATGAACAACAATGACATCGCTACGTCCACCAGCAGGACCATGGAGAGCGAGTCTCTTAAAATTCTGGAATTCAGAGGAAATCATTTGGATGTTTTATGGAGAGATGGTGATAACAGATACTTAAAGTTCTTCAAGAATCTGCTGAACTTAGAGGAATTAGACATCTCTGAAAATTCCCTGAGCTTCTTGCCTTCTGGAGTGTTTGATGGCATGCCTCCGAATCTAAAGACTCTCTCCTTGGTCAAAAATGGGCTCAAGTCCTTTCACTGGGAAAGACTCCAGTATCTGAAGAATCTAGAGACTTTGGACCTCAGCTACAATGAGCTGAAGATTGTCCCTGAGAGATTATACAACTGTTCCAGAAGCCTCAAGAAGCTGATTCTTAAGTATAATCAAATCAGGCAGCTGACAAAGCATTTTCTACAAGATGCTTTCCAGTTGCGATATCTGGACCTCAGCTCAAATAAAATCCAGATTATCCAGAAGACTAGCTTTCCAGAAAATGTCCTCAACAACCTGGAGATGTTACTTTTGCATCATAACCGGTTTCTGTGCACCTGTGATGCTGTGTGGTTTGTCTGGTGGGTCAACCACACAGAGGTGACTATTCCTTACTTGGCCACAGATGTGACTTGTGTGGGGCCAGGAGCACACAAGGGCCAGAGTGTGGTCTCCCTGGATCTGTATACCTGTGAGTTAGATCTGACTAACCTGGTTCTGTTCTCATTTTCCCTATCGCTGGCCCTTTTTCTGATGGTGATTACAACAGCAAACCACCTCTACTTCTGGGACGTGTGGTACAGTTACCATTACTGTAAGGCCAAAATAAAGGGGTATCGGCGTCTGAAATCACTGGACTCTTGCTATGATGCTTTCGTTGTGTATGACACTAAAGACCCAGCAGTGACCGAATGGGTTTTGGATGAGCTGGTGGCCAAGCTGGAAGACCCAAGGGAGAAACATTTCAATTTATGTCTTGAGGAAAGGGATTGGTTACCAGGGCAGCCAGTTCTGGAAAACCTTTCCCAGAGCATACAGCTTAGCAAAAAGACGGTGTTTGTGATGACGAACAAGTATGCAAAGACCGAGAACTTTAAGATAGCATTTTACTTGTCCCATCAGAGGCTCATGGATGAAAAAGTGGACGTCATTATCTTGATATTCCTTGAGAAGCCCCTTCAGAAATCCAAGTTCCTCCAGCTCCGCAAGAGGCTCTGTAAGAGTTCTGTCCTGGAGTGGCCAAGAAACCCACAGGCTCACCCATACTTCTGGCAGTGTCTGAAAAATGCCCTGGCCACAGACAATCATGTGACCTACAGCCAGGTGTTCAAAGAGACGGTCTAG
- the TLR7 gene encoding toll-like receptor 7 isoform X2: MPPKKVFPMWTLKRQFFILLNIILISKLLGARWFPKTLPCDVSLDAPKAHVIVDCTDKHLTEIPGGIPSNATNLTLTINHIPGISPASFHQLDYLVEIDFRCNCIPVRLGPKDHLCTRRPQIKPRSFSSLTYLKSLYLDGNQLLEIPEGLPPSLELLSLEANSIFSIMKNNLTELTNIERLYLGQNCYFRNPCNVSFFIEKDAFLSLKNLKLLSLKDNNITYVPTTLPSTLTELYLYNNAIAKIQEDDFNNLNQLRILDLSGNCPRCYNVPFPCTPCENNSPLQIHESAFDALTELQVLRLHSNSLQRVPQRWFKNIKKLKELDLSQNFLAKEIGDAKFLYLLHDLVQLDLSFNYELQVYRAALNLSDAFSSLKNLKVLRIKGYVFKELSSHHLSPLQSLTNLEVLDLGTNFIKIADLSIFEQFKTLKVIDLSMNKISPSGDSGEVGFCSSTRTSVEGHAPQVLETLHYFRYDEYARSCRFKNKETPSFLPFNKDCYMYGQTLDLSRNNIFFIKSSDFQHLSFLKCLNLSGNTIGQTLNGSEFQPLVELKYLDFSNNRLDLLYSTAFEELRKLEVLDISSNSHYFQSEGITHMLNFTKNLKVLKKLMMNNNDIATSTSRTMESESLKILEFRGNHLDVLWRDGDNRYLKFFKNLLNLEELDISENSLSFLPSGVFDGMPPNLKTLSLVKNGLKSFHWERLQYLKNLETLDLSYNELKIVPERLYNCSRSLKKLILKYNQIRQLTKHFLQDAFQLRYLDLSSNKIQIIQKTSFPENVLNNLEMLLLHHNRFLCTCDAVWFVWWVNHTEVTIPYLATDVTCVGPGAHKGQSVVSLDLYTCELDLTNLVLFSFSLSLALFLMVITTANHLYFWDVWYSYHYCKAKIKGYRRLKSLDSCYDAFVVYDTKDPAVTEWVLDELVAKLEDPREKHFNLCLEERDWLPGQPVLENLSQSIQLSKKTVFVMTNKYAKTENFKIAFYLSHQRLMDEKVDVIILIFLEKPLQKSKFLQLRKRLCKSSVLEWPRNPQAHPYFWQCLKNALATDNHVTYSQVFKETV; the protein is encoded by the coding sequence GTGTTTCCAATGTGGACATTGAAGAGACAGTTCTTTATCCTTTTGAACATAATCCTGATTTCCAAACTCCTTGGAGCCAGATGGTTTCCTAAAACTCTGCCCTGTGATGTCAGCCTGGATGCTCCGAAGGCCCATGTGATTGTGGACTGCACGGACAAGCACCTGACGGAAATCCCGGGAGGTATTCCCTCCAACGCCACCAACCTCACCCTCACCATTAACCACATACCCGGCATCTCTCCAGCCTCCTTCCACCAGCTGGACTATCTGGTAGAGATCGATTTCCGATGCAACTGTATACCTGTTCGACTGGGGCCGAAAGACCATCTGTGCACCAGGAGGCCACAGATTAAACCCAGAAGCTTTAGCAGCCTCACTTATTTGAAATCCCTTTATCTGGATGGAAACCAGCTTCTAGAAATACCCGAGGGTCTTCCTCCCAGCTTGGAGCTGCTGAGCCTCGAAGCCAACAGTATCTTCTCTATCATGAAAAATAACCTAACAGAACTGACCAACATAGAAAGGCTCTACTTGGGCCAAAACTGTTATTTTCGCAATCCTTgtaatgtttcatttttcatCGAAAAAGATGCTTTCCTAAGTCTGAAAAATCTAAAATTGCTCTCCCTCAAAGATAACAACATCACGTATGTCCCTACTACTTTGCCGTCTACTTTAACAGAACTCTACCTTTATAACAACGCCATTGCAAAAATCCAAGAAGATGATTTTAATAACCTCAATCAACTGCGCATACTCGACCTAAGTGGAAATTGCCCTCGTTGTTACAATGTCCCATTTCCTTGCACACCCTGTGAAAATAATTCGCCCCTACAGATCCATGAGTCAGCTTTCGATGCATTGACAGAATTACAGGTGTTACGTCTACACAGTAACTCTCTTCAGCGTGTGCCCCAGAGAtggtttaaaaacattaaaaagctcAAGGAGCTCGATCTGTCCCAAAACTTCTTGGCCAAAGAAATTGGGGATGCCaaatttttgtatcttcttcacGACCTTGTCCAACTGGATCTATCTTTCAATTATGAACTTCAGGTCTATCGTGCAGCTCTGAATCTGTCCGACGCGTTTTCTTCACTGAAAAACCTGAAAGTGTTGCGCATCAAAGGATACGTCTTTAAGGAGCTGAGCAGCCATCATCTCTCTCCGTTACAGAGCCTTACCAATCTCGAAGTTCTTGATCTCGGCACTAACTTCATAAAAATTGCGGACCTCAGCATATTTGAAcaatttaaaacactgaaagtCATAGACCTTTCGATGAATAAGATATCCCCTTCAGGAGATTCAGGTGAAGTTGGCTTCTGCTCTAGCACCAGAACCTCTGTCGAAGGTCATGCGCCTCAGGTCCTTGAGACATTACATTATTTCAGATATGACGAGTATGCAAGGAGTTGCAGGTTCAAAAACAAAGAGACtccttctttcttgccttttaacAAAGATTGTTACATGTATGGGCAGACCCTGGACCTAAGTAGAAACAACATCTTTTTTATCAAGTCCTCTGATTTTCAGcatctttctttcctcaaatGCCTAAATTTGTCAGGAAATACCATTGGCCAAACTCTCAATGGCAGTGAATTTCAGCCACTAGTGGAGCTGAAATACTTGGACTTCTCTAACAACCGGCTTGATTTACTCTACTCGACGGCATTTGAGGAGCTACGCAAACTGGAAGTTCTAGATATTAGCAGTAACAGCCATTACTTTCAATCAGAAGGAATCACTCACATGCTAAACTTCACCAAGAACCTAAAAGTTCTGAAGAAACTGATGATGAACAACAATGACATCGCTACGTCCACCAGCAGGACCATGGAGAGCGAGTCTCTTAAAATTCTGGAATTCAGAGGAAATCATTTGGATGTTTTATGGAGAGATGGTGATAACAGATACTTAAAGTTCTTCAAGAATCTGCTGAACTTAGAGGAATTAGACATCTCTGAAAATTCCCTGAGCTTCTTGCCTTCTGGAGTGTTTGATGGCATGCCTCCGAATCTAAAGACTCTCTCCTTGGTCAAAAATGGGCTCAAGTCCTTTCACTGGGAAAGACTCCAGTATCTGAAGAATCTAGAGACTTTGGACCTCAGCTACAATGAGCTGAAGATTGTCCCTGAGAGATTATACAACTGTTCCAGAAGCCTCAAGAAGCTGATTCTTAAGTATAATCAAATCAGGCAGCTGACAAAGCATTTTCTACAAGATGCTTTCCAGTTGCGATATCTGGACCTCAGCTCAAATAAAATCCAGATTATCCAGAAGACTAGCTTTCCAGAAAATGTCCTCAACAACCTGGAGATGTTACTTTTGCATCATAACCGGTTTCTGTGCACCTGTGATGCTGTGTGGTTTGTCTGGTGGGTCAACCACACAGAGGTGACTATTCCTTACTTGGCCACAGATGTGACTTGTGTGGGGCCAGGAGCACACAAGGGCCAGAGTGTGGTCTCCCTGGATCTGTATACCTGTGAGTTAGATCTGACTAACCTGGTTCTGTTCTCATTTTCCCTATCGCTGGCCCTTTTTCTGATGGTGATTACAACAGCAAACCACCTCTACTTCTGGGACGTGTGGTACAGTTACCATTACTGTAAGGCCAAAATAAAGGGGTATCGGCGTCTGAAATCACTGGACTCTTGCTATGATGCTTTCGTTGTGTATGACACTAAAGACCCAGCAGTGACCGAATGGGTTTTGGATGAGCTGGTGGCCAAGCTGGAAGACCCAAGGGAGAAACATTTCAATTTATGTCTTGAGGAAAGGGATTGGTTACCAGGGCAGCCAGTTCTGGAAAACCTTTCCCAGAGCATACAGCTTAGCAAAAAGACGGTGTTTGTGATGACGAACAAGTATGCAAAGACCGAGAACTTTAAGATAGCATTTTACTTGTCCCATCAGAGGCTCATGGATGAAAAAGTGGACGTCATTATCTTGATATTCCTTGAGAAGCCCCTTCAGAAATCCAAGTTCCTCCAGCTCCGCAAGAGGCTCTGTAAGAGTTCTGTCCTGGAGTGGCCAAGAAACCCACAGGCTCACCCATACTTCTGGCAGTGTCTGAAAAATGCCCTGGCCACAGACAATCATGTGACCTACAGCCAGGTGTTCAAAGAGACGGTCTAG